The Saccharolobus shibatae B12 genomic interval GGCAACTAGGATAATAACTGAGGTTATGTTAAAGGACTTCCTAAAGCTTTCCGGTTCTAAAATACCTTACGAGTGGGTTGAGGTAAGGAAGACTATGGATAATTTCATGGCGATTGGATATGGGGAAGAGACGGAAATTGATAGTATGAAAATCTCACTATATAATGCCGGCCACATACCTGGAAGTTCCATTATTAAGGTATCATCAGAGAAAGGGGCAGTAGCATTTACCGGAGACATTAACTTAACTGAGACTAAATTGATGAAACCAGCAGAAATTGAGAGTATAGGGAATGCAAATGTTCTAGTCATGGAGTCGACTTATGGTAAATTTAACCATCCTAATAGAAAAGACGTTGAGAACGAGTTCTACGAGAAGGTTTTAGAAGTCGTTGAGAGTGGTGGGACTGTCTTAGTACCGGCTTTTAGTTTAGCGAGAAGCCAAGAAGTCTTGTCTGTATTGGCAGAAAGGGATTTCCCTTATCCAGTTTATTATGATGGAATGTCTAGAGAGATAACTGAGATAATGCTTGGTTTTAGAGAGTTTTTAAATAGACCAGATTTACTTAAGAAGGCTTACGATAATTTCAATTACGTTAAGGGATGGGAGGATAGACATAGGGCATGGAAGGAGAGAGGAGTTATCGTTGCCAGTGCGGGAATGCTTAAGGGTGGACCAGCTGTTTATTACTTCAAAAAGCTTTCAGAAAATAGTAAGAATGCAATATTCTTAGTTAGTTACCAAGCTATTAACACACCGGGGAGGAGGTTATTGGAAATGGGTAAGTTCGATGAGTATTCTGGGTTATTAAAGGCTAGATTGGAGATCTTTGACTTTTCAAGTCATGCTGGGAGAAGACAACTTCTAGAGATAGTCAAATCGATTAAGGGTTTGGAAAAGGTGGTACTAGTTCACGGTTCTCCAGATAACGAAACGTCATTGGCTGATTTAATAAAGCAAGAGACTGGAGTTGAAGTAGTAATCCCAGAAAATGGTCAAGAAATTAGTTTATAAATGTTTAAAGTAGACGTAATTTGTGATAATACTATTTATTCACGCGTCGGACTTCTCGTTTAATGTAAAGGAAAAAGCCATTAAGGA includes:
- a CDS encoding MBL fold metallo-hydrolase, translated to MNYFLKILGGGREVGRSAIEVGNSDSSIILDYGVNFDEKDNPNFPFQEVPSRVKGFVISHAHLDHVGALPIYQIGSLNTKVYGTVATRIITEVMLKDFLKLSGSKIPYEWVEVRKTMDNFMAIGYGEETEIDSMKISLYNAGHIPGSSIIKVSSEKGAVAFTGDINLTETKLMKPAEIESIGNANVLVMESTYGKFNHPNRKDVENEFYEKVLEVVESGGTVLVPAFSLARSQEVLSVLAERDFPYPVYYDGMSREITEIMLGFREFLNRPDLLKKAYDNFNYVKGWEDRHRAWKERGVIVASAGMLKGGPAVYYFKKLSENSKNAIFLVSYQAINTPGRRLLEMGKFDEYSGLLKARLEIFDFSSHAGRRQLLEIVKSIKGLEKVVLVHGSPDNETSLADLIKQETGVEVVIPENGQEISL